One window from the genome of Candidatus Chlorohelix allophototropha encodes:
- the ftsZ gene encoding cell division protein FtsZ, translating to MTSKRMHDQQLINSVDLESFAQIKVVGVGGGGSNAVNRMIESGLTGIEFYVVNTDAQALLYSKAPTRIRIGDKVTKGLGAGGNPVIGAKAAEESSEELFEALKGADMIFITSGMGGGTGTGASPIIAQIAKEIGALTVGVVTKPFSFEGNRRKASAEEGIARFKEHVDTLITIPNDRLLQVADKKTSIVEAFRIADDVLRQGIQGISDLITVPGLINLDFADVKSIMTDAGSALMAIGHGTGDNRCIDAAKQAIESPLLELSIEGARGVLFNITGGDDLGILEVYEAAEIIQQAADPDANIIVGAVIDPRMGSEVKLTVIATGFDAVRKPQLRPVQVPHYTNQPLQQPSGKTNYQPTAPAEPYPYRPAANDDLDIPPFLRYRQNRGNQ from the coding sequence ATGACATCAAAAAGGATGCATGATCAGCAGTTAATAAATAGCGTGGATCTGGAAAGCTTCGCGCAGATAAAGGTTGTGGGCGTAGGTGGCGGCGGTTCCAATGCAGTGAACCGTATGATTGAGAGTGGTCTTACCGGTATTGAGTTTTACGTAGTGAATACCGATGCTCAAGCCTTGCTCTATAGCAAAGCCCCTACCCGTATTCGGATTGGCGATAAAGTTACCAAAGGACTTGGCGCGGGCGGTAATCCGGTAATCGGCGCTAAGGCTGCTGAAGAAAGCAGCGAGGAATTGTTTGAAGCGCTAAAGGGCGCGGACATGATATTTATCACCAGCGGTATGGGCGGTGGTACAGGTACAGGCGCTTCCCCTATCATAGCCCAGATCGCTAAGGAAATCGGCGCGCTTACCGTGGGCGTGGTAACCAAACCGTTTAGTTTTGAAGGCAATCGCCGCAAGGCTTCTGCCGAAGAAGGCATTGCCCGCTTTAAAGAGCATGTAGATACCTTAATCACAATTCCTAACGATAGGCTGTTGCAGGTTGCCGATAAGAAGACCAGCATAGTAGAAGCCTTCAGAATTGCGGATGATGTATTGCGGCAAGGTATTCAAGGTATTTCTGATCTGATTACCGTTCCGGGCTTAATCAACCTCGACTTTGCTGATGTTAAGAGCATTATGACCGATGCAGGGTCTGCTTTGATGGCAATTGGACATGGTACGGGCGATAATCGTTGTATTGATGCCGCCAAACAGGCAATTGAAAGTCCTTTGCTGGAGCTATCAATTGAAGGGGCGCGCGGAGTGCTGTTCAATATTACCGGTGGAGATGATCTCGGTATTCTCGAAGTTTACGAAGCAGCGGAGATAATTCAGCAAGCCGCCGATCCTGACGCTAATATTATAGTCGGTGCAGTGATTGATCCACGTATGGGTAGTGAAGTGAAGCTGACGGTGATTGCAACAGGCTTTGATGCGGTACGCAAGCCGCAATTGCGCCCGGTGCAAGTGCCGCACTATACCAACCAACCGTTGCAACAGCCTTCCGGCAAGACCAACTACCAGCCTACTGCGCCGGCTGAGCCGTATCCTTATCG
- the ftsA gene encoding cell division protein FtsA gives MAVNREKPLVGIDIGTSKISCIIGQVTKDGHIDITGYGVSPSKGLAKGVVVNIEETSQSIASAVEKAERLAGIKVGAANVGVTGSHVSSINSRGVVAVSKFDREIGHEDVARVMDSARAVAIPPQREVLHVIPRTYVIDGQDGVRDPIGMSGYRLEVETHIVTGAVSILNNLYKAVQRVGIEVEELVLESLAASEAVLGEAEKRLGVVLVDIGSGTTDIAIYIDGTIWHTAVLPIGGNHITNDIAIVLRTPLETAERLKTKYGDASVIGSMKGYYGGYYGHDNWKLRKVDENPKVDEQPDEMIEVEAFEIGSKQRVSRKTLNEVIYARARQLFEMVQGEIKKSGYDAMIPAGIVLTGGSASLTGITDAAAHILRMPVRVGVPRGMSGMGGDALNNPAYSAGVGLVLWGLKKMNGEDILQEPRRASSGGGGVGRKFSGWLRNFLPSQ, from the coding sequence ATGGCTGTTAACCGTGAAAAACCCTTGGTGGGAATAGACATTGGCACTTCTAAAATCAGCTGCATTATCGGGCAGGTGACCAAAGATGGGCATATTGATATTACCGGATACGGAGTAAGCCCTAGCAAAGGGTTGGCTAAAGGCGTAGTGGTAAATATCGAAGAAACCTCGCAAAGTATCGCCAGTGCGGTGGAAAAAGCTGAAAGGCTTGCCGGAATAAAAGTTGGCGCGGCTAATGTAGGGGTAACGGGCAGCCATGTAAGCAGCATCAATAGTCGGGGCGTGGTTGCGGTGAGCAAATTCGATCGCGAGATAGGGCATGAAGATGTAGCAAGGGTAATGGACTCTGCTCGTGCAGTAGCTATACCGCCCCAGCGCGAAGTTTTACATGTTATCCCGCGCACCTACGTAATTGATGGGCAGGATGGGGTACGCGACCCAATCGGTATGAGTGGCTACCGTCTTGAAGTAGAGACTCATATTGTTACTGGAGCGGTCAGCATTTTGAATAACCTTTACAAGGCGGTACAGCGCGTAGGCATCGAAGTGGAAGAGTTGGTACTCGAATCGCTGGCAGCCAGCGAAGCGGTGCTAGGAGAGGCGGAGAAGCGTCTGGGTGTCGTGTTGGTGGATATCGGCAGCGGCACAACCGATATTGCAATATACATTGACGGTACTATCTGGCACACCGCGGTATTACCGATTGGCGGCAATCATATTACCAACGACATCGCCATTGTATTGCGTACTCCGCTTGAAACGGCTGAACGGTTGAAGACAAAGTACGGTGATGCTTCGGTAATCGGCTCTATGAAGGGTTATTACGGGGGTTATTACGGACACGATAACTGGAAATTGCGCAAAGTAGATGAGAATCCTAAAGTGGATGAACAGCCGGATGAAATGATCGAAGTGGAAGCTTTCGAAATCGGTAGTAAACAGCGCGTTTCCAGAAAAACTTTGAATGAGGTAATCTATGCTCGTGCGCGCCAGCTTTTTGAGATGGTGCAAGGCGAGATCAAGAAAAGTGGCTACGATGCGATGATCCCCGCAGGCATTGTGCTTACGGGTGGTTCTGCCAGTTTGACGGGTATTACCGATGCGGCGGCGCATATATTGCGAATGCCCGTTCGTGTAGGTGTCCCACGGGGGATGAGTGGAATGGGCGGAGACGCCTTGAACAATCCCGCCTACAGCGCCGGCGTGGGACTGGTGTTGTGGGGTCTGAAGAAGATGAACGGCGAAGATATTTTGCAGGAACCGCGCCGCGCCAGCAGTGGCGGCGGTGGGGTTGGCAGGAAATTTTCTGGCTGGTTGCGAAATTTTTTACCGTCACAATAG
- a CDS encoding PLP-dependent cysteine synthase family protein: MFFNSILETIGNTPLVALDRLAEGLPARVLAKIESVNPGASVKDRAALRMIEEAEKQGLLKPGGTVVELTSGNMGAGLAIVCAIKGYRMVAVMSEGNSIERRKMLAGLGAEVALVPQAIGSVPGKVSGEDLALVEERTQALVKELNAFRPDQFNNPANAAAHELATGKEIWEQTDGKVTSFVAIAGSGGSFVGTARALKHYNPAIKCFVVEPETAQVIGGKPVTNSAHKLQGAGYALMPPLWDSGLCDGTIGITDEKATFTARALAKQEGIFGGFSSGANVAAALQLAKRALPGDLIVTLVCDSGLKYLSTDLVE; this comes from the coding sequence ATGTTCTTTAATAGTATTTTAGAAACAATCGGTAATACCCCGTTGGTAGCGCTGGACAGATTGGCGGAAGGCTTACCGGCAAGGGTACTGGCTAAGATTGAGTCGGTAAATCCCGGCGCAAGCGTTAAAGATCGTGCTGCGCTTCGGATGATTGAGGAAGCCGAGAAGCAGGGCTTATTAAAGCCGGGTGGTACGGTGGTCGAACTGACCAGCGGCAATATGGGTGCAGGGCTGGCGATAGTATGCGCCATCAAGGGCTATCGCATGGTTGCGGTGATGAGCGAAGGCAACAGTATTGAACGGCGCAAAATGCTGGCAGGTTTAGGCGCGGAGGTAGCGCTAGTGCCACAGGCGATTGGTAGCGTACCGGGTAAAGTTAGCGGCGAGGATTTGGCGCTGGTGGAAGAACGGACACAAGCGCTGGTGAAGGAATTAAATGCTTTTCGCCCTGACCAGTTTAATAATCCGGCGAATGCAGCGGCGCACGAACTGGCAACCGGAAAAGAGATATGGGAACAAACCGACGGTAAAGTAACTTCTTTTGTGGCAATTGCCGGTTCCGGCGGTAGTTTTGTTGGAACGGCGCGTGCATTGAAACACTATAACCCGGCTATCAAGTGTTTTGTAGTTGAGCCGGAAACAGCACAGGTAATCGGGGGCAAGCCCGTTACAAATTCGGCGCACAAATTGCAAGGCGCAGGTTATGCGCTGATGCCGCCTTTGTGGGATTCGGGGCTTTGCGATGGGACTATCGGGATAACAGATGAAAAAGCCACTTTTACTGCTCGCGCTTTGGCGAAGCAGGAAGGTATCTTTGGGGGCTTCAGCAGTGGCGCAAACGTAGCTGCCGCGCTGCAATTAGCAAAACGGGCGTTACCGGGCGACCTTATCGTAACGCTGGTATGCGATAGCGGATTAAAGTATCTGAGCACCGATTTGGTGGAGTAA
- a CDS encoding cell division protein FtsQ/DivIB, which produces MSSRGPRYRSRVPRSSNEEPSYTSSRYTRPQVRIERPEFEKVKPTRKKKKKPERVKLTSTVLSGVRGSRRFSDTLKADFKSGRIPLLVGLVLALGLVYWILTASNFKMTNIKVTGSKYLDAKAVIDTTGANQQNYFLLKEDDIAAKLRQKPYILDVKVTKALPNELRIEVIERKTGAVWKIGDMYYMVDPDGVILESSAQPRSDASTLPVINSLDTTQKKVGEKVEGVAVSSAAPILDRLQTEGIKITSLDYSPTTGLIVVGNGKTGTWKALFGTDAELDKKINLLKALQARTDLKWSLADLRFTDKPVIS; this is translated from the coding sequence ATGAGTTCAAGAGGACCGAGATACAGAAGCAGAGTGCCGCGCAGTAGTAATGAGGAGCCTTCCTATACTTCCTCACGCTATACGCGCCCGCAAGTACGTATTGAACGTCCTGAGTTTGAGAAAGTAAAACCAACCCGCAAGAAAAAGAAAAAACCTGAGAGGGTTAAGCTGACCAGTACAGTCTTGAGCGGAGTGCGCGGCTCGCGCCGTTTTAGTGATACACTCAAAGCCGATTTCAAAAGTGGCAGAATACCCTTATTGGTCGGTCTGGTTTTGGCATTAGGTCTGGTTTACTGGATTTTAACTGCCTCGAATTTCAAAATGACTAACATTAAGGTTACTGGCAGCAAGTATCTGGATGCAAAGGCTGTTATAGATACTACTGGCGCGAATCAGCAAAATTATTTCTTGCTAAAGGAAGATGATATAGCTGCTAAATTGCGCCAGAAACCCTATATTCTCGATGTTAAGGTGACAAAGGCACTACCCAATGAACTGCGAATTGAGGTAATAGAACGTAAAACCGGGGCTGTATGGAAAATTGGTGACATGTACTATATGGTTGACCCTGATGGAGTGATTCTTGAATCTTCCGCGCAACCAAGAAGTGATGCTTCCACTCTGCCTGTTATAAATAGCCTAGATACTACTCAGAAGAAGGTAGGTGAAAAGGTGGAGGGGGTCGCGGTTTCAAGTGCTGCCCCAATTCTTGATAGATTGCAAACGGAGGGTATAAAAATCACCTCGCTGGATTACTCGCCTACAACCGGCTTAATAGTGGTAGGAAATGGCAAAACCGGAACATGGAAAGCGCTTTTTGGAACAGACGCAGAACTGGATAAGAAAATCAATTTGCTGAAGGCGTTGCAGGCTCGAACCGATTTGAAATGGTCATTGGCAGATTTGCGCTTTACCGATAAGCCGGTTATAAGCTGA
- a CDS encoding D-alanine--D-alanine ligase family protein, with amino-acid sequence MSEEKHKIRVGLIFGGRSAEHEVSLNSAKSVAAALDPEKYDITLIGITLEGNWLYLGERGTSEVNPARLMAEATVGALPVTIVGDPTVNGLATIEQTATGLAVSPGKTLTSGLDVVIPVLHGPYGEDGTLQGLLEMANVPYVGPGVLASAVGMDKVAQRELFRSAGISVIDYVAFKRRDWDKPEKKASILAELEEKIGYPCFVKPVNMGSSVGIGRATDKSELTNAIDNAARYDRKIMVEKGVRPRELEVAVLGNDEPIASVVGELAHSAEFYDYKAKYIDSQGMQFFIPAQIPEELSDRIRTLAIKAYLTLDCAGMTRVDFFQDKDSGQLFLNEVNTIPGFTSLSMYPMMWEASGLSYPQLVDRLVELAIERHADKNRNEVKPG; translated from the coding sequence ATGAGCGAAGAAAAACACAAAATTAGAGTTGGTCTAATATTCGGTGGTAGAAGCGCAGAGCATGAAGTATCGCTTAATTCTGCCAAATCTGTTGCGGCAGCGCTCGACCCTGAAAAATATGATATTACCCTGATCGGCATTACCCTTGAAGGTAACTGGCTTTATCTGGGCGAAAGAGGAACGAGCGAGGTAAACCCTGCTCGGTTGATGGCGGAAGCCACTGTCGGAGCGTTGCCCGTTACAATCGTGGGCGACCCTACCGTAAACGGCTTGGCGACAATTGAGCAAACTGCTACTGGATTGGCTGTATCGCCCGGAAAGACGTTAACTAGCGGTCTGGATGTGGTGATTCCGGTTTTGCATGGACCTTACGGCGAAGATGGCACTTTACAGGGCTTGCTTGAGATGGCGAACGTGCCATACGTTGGACCCGGAGTGTTGGCTTCAGCGGTTGGGATGGATAAAGTGGCGCAGCGCGAATTGTTCCGCTCTGCCGGAATATCAGTCATTGACTATGTAGCGTTCAAGCGGCGCGATTGGGATAAACCTGAAAAGAAAGCCTCAATTCTGGCGGAACTTGAAGAAAAGATCGGCTATCCCTGCTTCGTAAAGCCTGTCAATATGGGTAGCAGCGTTGGCATTGGTAGAGCTACAGATAAAAGTGAACTGACGAACGCCATAGATAACGCCGCTCGCTATGATCGCAAGATTATGGTCGAAAAAGGGGTACGCCCGCGCGAACTGGAAGTAGCGGTACTGGGCAACGATGAGCCGATAGCTTCGGTGGTGGGCGAATTGGCACATAGCGCCGAATTTTATGACTATAAAGCCAAGTACATTGATAGTCAGGGTATGCAGTTTTTTATCCCGGCGCAAATCCCGGAAGAATTGAGCGACCGCATCCGTACTTTGGCAATTAAAGCCTATCTGACGCTGGATTGTGCCGGTATGACCAGAGTGGATTTCTTTCAGGATAAGGATAGTGGGCAGCTATTTCTCAATGAGGTTAACACCATTCCGGGTTTTACCTCGCTGAGTATGTACCCGATGATGTGGGAAGCAAGCGGCTTGAGTTACCCGCAATTGGTTGATCGTTTGGTAGAGTTGGCGATAGAACGCCATGCCGATAAAAATCGCAATGAGGTTAAACCCGGTTAG
- the murB gene encoding UDP-N-acetylmuramate dehydrogenase has product MSFDFQGAKLALEHVLGKKLVLGELLAKHTSYRIGGAADFFARITREEDMLAVLRTCWELSVPLLVLGNGSNVLISDLGWRGMAVENRMAEITITPQPDETAVLKAGSGALLGNVARRMAKEGWAGFEFAATIPGSVGGGIVSNAGAHGSDFSKVLRRVAVATRQGERKLFAPEELGMAYRHTRWREHVGMDKAAIGEPGNELILWAEFELRKGDSISLKETIDEMTNWRREKQPQEPSAGSVFKNPPAPFPASGKMIEEVGLKGKIIGRAQISPRHANFIVNLGGAQASDVMALIKLAQKTVKEKFGAELELELEILGDWDTPLN; this is encoded by the coding sequence ATGAGCTTTGACTTTCAAGGCGCAAAACTGGCTTTGGAGCACGTTTTAGGTAAGAAACTGGTACTGGGCGAGCTACTTGCCAAACATACCTCATATCGAATCGGTGGGGCGGCGGATTTCTTCGCTCGAATCACCCGCGAAGAGGATATGCTGGCGGTGTTGCGCACTTGCTGGGAACTGAGTGTACCGTTGCTGGTGTTGGGAAACGGCAGCAATGTGCTGATAAGTGATCTCGGTTGGCGCGGAATGGCGGTTGAGAACCGGATGGCGGAAATTACAATAACCCCACAACCGGACGAAACCGCCGTACTAAAAGCCGGAAGCGGCGCATTACTAGGGAATGTGGCGCGGCGCATGGCAAAAGAGGGTTGGGCGGGGTTCGAGTTTGCCGCCACAATTCCGGGCAGTGTGGGTGGCGGAATTGTCAGCAACGCCGGGGCGCATGGCAGCGATTTTTCAAAAGTGCTGAGGCGCGTAGCGGTTGCCACTCGGCAAGGTGAGCGCAAGTTGTTTGCCCCTGAAGAATTAGGAATGGCATACCGCCATACCCGCTGGCGTGAACACGTAGGTATGGATAAAGCGGCAATAGGCGAACCGGGTAACGAGTTGATTCTATGGGCGGAGTTTGAATTGCGTAAAGGCGATTCGATTAGCCTCAAAGAAACGATTGATGAAATGACGAACTGGCGGCGCGAAAAACAGCCGCAGGAACCAAGCGCAGGCAGTGTCTTTAAGAACCCGCCTGCCCCCTTCCCGGCTTCCGGCAAAATGATTGAGGAAGTCGGACTCAAGGGTAAGATTATTGGGAGGGCGCAAATCTCGCCACGACACGCAAATTTTATCGTCAATCTGGGTGGGGCGCAGGCTTCCGATGTAATGGCGTTGATAAAACTGGCGCAAAAAACTGTTAAAGAAAAGTTTGGCGCAGAACTAGAACTGGAATTGGAGATATTGGGCGATTGGGACACGCCCTTAAATTAA
- the murC gene encoding UDP-N-acetylmuramate--L-alanine ligase yields MPGLDELDTSHVFLLGIAGAGQYPLAEMLLDIGCKISGSDLKPGENGERLRQRGVTVYEGHDPSNLKDATLLVTTAASTANNPELIEAQARGIRTLTNAQMVALLVNSKRCLAIAGTHGKTTTTNLVAALLSRAELEPTFYIGGISRDLGCSGGMGKGEYAVVEADEYARRFLEYRPDAALVNNIEGDHLDYYGDFETLKAAFHQFATQSRRLFFCADEPNARLMGEQFLKERGSGVYLYGLDGMADWRAANIESNSLGGNDFTLWQGKNIQARVSLALPGLHNVSNAVGALAMCITAAPHIPPAKFCELISEFQGTARRFEVKGEKNGVLVVDDYAHHPTEIMATLASARQRYSGRRLVALFQPHTHRRTKTFLNEFAAAFTQADRVLLMEIFRTRETDTLGVSSEDILSLMQHPGKVTQVVTYQNASVILKEILQPGDVLLMLGAGDIWKIADLLL; encoded by the coding sequence TTGCCGGGATTAGATGAACTCGATACCAGTCACGTTTTTTTGCTGGGTATAGCAGGCGCAGGGCAGTACCCATTGGCAGAAATGTTGCTGGATATAGGCTGTAAAATTTCAGGAAGCGACCTGAAACCGGGTGAGAATGGCGAAAGGCTGCGGCAGCGTGGCGTTACGGTATATGAGGGGCATGATCCCTCTAATCTAAAAGATGCTACCTTGTTGGTTACAACCGCTGCTTCCACTGCCAATAACCCGGAACTGATTGAAGCTCAGGCACGCGGTATTCGCACTTTAACAAACGCACAAATGGTAGCTCTACTGGTCAACTCCAAACGTTGCCTTGCTATAGCGGGTACCCATGGCAAAACAACCACTACTAATTTGGTGGCTGCGTTACTTTCTAGAGCAGAGTTAGAGCCAACCTTTTACATCGGAGGAATTTCAAGGGATTTGGGATGCTCCGGGGGAATGGGTAAAGGTGAGTACGCGGTAGTAGAAGCGGACGAATATGCACGTCGTTTTCTTGAGTATCGCCCTGATGCTGCCCTTGTGAATAATATAGAGGGTGACCATCTGGATTATTACGGCGATTTTGAAACCCTGAAGGCGGCTTTTCATCAGTTTGCCACCCAATCACGTCGTTTGTTCTTCTGTGCCGATGAGCCGAATGCTCGTTTGATGGGTGAGCAATTCCTCAAGGAACGCGGTTCAGGGGTTTATCTTTACGGACTGGATGGAATGGCGGACTGGCGCGCTGCCAATATTGAGTCTAATTCGCTGGGTGGTAATGATTTCACGCTCTGGCAGGGTAAAAACATACAAGCGCGGGTTTCACTGGCATTGCCCGGTTTACACAATGTGAGCAACGCGGTGGGTGCGCTGGCGATGTGCATAACCGCCGCACCGCATATACCACCCGCCAAATTTTGCGAACTGATTTCGGAATTTCAGGGAACTGCCCGCCGCTTTGAGGTAAAGGGCGAGAAAAACGGAGTGTTAGTGGTGGATGATTACGCTCACCACCCCACTGAAATTATGGCAACGCTCGCCTCGGCACGGCAGCGTTATAGCGGTAGGCGGTTGGTTGCTCTTTTCCAACCCCACACGCATAGACGCACCAAAACGTTTCTTAATGAGTTTGCCGCCGCATTTACGCAGGCAGACCGGGTGCTTTTGATGGAAATATTTCGGACGAGGGAAACCGATACGCTGGGTGTTTCCAGCGAGGATATTCTAAGCCTTATGCAGCACCCCGGTAAAGTGACGCAAGTTGTTACATATCAGAATGCCAGCGTCATATTGAAAGAGATTCTTCAGCCCGGCGATGTGCTGCTGATGCTTGGGGCGGGTGATATCTGGAAGATTGCAGACTTGCTGTTATGA
- a CDS encoding FtsW/RodA/SpoVE family cell cycle protein: protein MVTTDITKPNQNKALVKSLTGGKPDYWLLVLVAVILTLGTVIIYSASFVEAVNTPPDYNSASILFKQITWVVVGLVGLFIGVKVDYHFWRKYSVIAMVGVLALLILVLILPDQFAPSIAGAKRWIFPVGKSVQAQFQPSEFGKLILIIYAAHWLSSKGDKVRKFWYGLFPFAITIGVIIGLVEREPDMGTSLVIGFIGLAMFFVAGANLLHLITGVSLAGSVIYLMTVTSPWRLERFKAYFDPLSDVTTHTAQALLGLGSGGLFGVGLGAGRSKFFWLPTQYTDSIFVVLGEELGLVGTALVVFLFLALAWRGYSIALHAPDGFGRLVAVGVTSYIVFQAFLNIAVVSNLVPFTGIPLPFISYGGSSLAISMTAIGLLLNVSRQQVDNPRILEMALQRELERKQRDLLREQRAAERERREAQQKLHQTVISEQENQDLETARKAWEVRTAQEKAEIAWREQIEIEMARQKSEEQARRDSQRLALKQNLPAVASKSFLDFESQADKPQIGGVKLRKPRRDWAKVYNNLARRNNSTDD, encoded by the coding sequence ATGGTTACAACAGATATAACCAAACCAAATCAAAATAAAGCTTTGGTCAAATCTCTGACCGGAGGTAAACCCGACTACTGGCTGTTGGTGCTGGTAGCGGTTATTTTGACTCTAGGCACAGTAATTATTTATAGCGCCAGTTTTGTGGAAGCGGTAAATACTCCTCCAGACTATAACTCTGCCTCAATTTTGTTCAAACAAATTACATGGGTTGTGGTAGGGCTGGTAGGACTTTTTATTGGGGTAAAAGTAGATTACCATTTTTGGCGCAAGTATAGCGTAATTGCTATGGTCGGTGTATTGGCGCTGCTAATATTAGTATTAATCCTACCCGACCAATTCGCACCGTCTATAGCTGGTGCAAAGCGTTGGATATTTCCGGTTGGTAAAAGTGTTCAGGCGCAGTTCCAGCCTAGCGAGTTTGGCAAACTTATCCTGATTATATATGCAGCACACTGGTTGAGTAGCAAAGGCGACAAGGTTCGCAAGTTTTGGTACGGGCTATTTCCGTTTGCCATTACCATTGGGGTAATAATCGGGTTAGTCGAACGCGAACCGGATATGGGTACTTCGCTGGTTATCGGCTTTATCGGGTTGGCGATGTTCTTCGTAGCCGGAGCAAATCTTTTGCATTTGATTACGGGCGTTAGCCTTGCCGGTAGCGTTATATACCTGATGACGGTTACTTCACCGTGGCGACTAGAGCGATTTAAAGCCTACTTCGATCCGTTGTCCGATGTTACCACCCATACTGCTCAGGCATTGCTAGGGTTAGGCTCAGGAGGCTTGTTTGGTGTAGGGCTTGGGGCAGGGCGGAGCAAGTTTTTTTGGCTGCCTACTCAATATACCGATAGCATATTTGTAGTGCTAGGCGAAGAATTGGGTTTGGTTGGCACTGCACTGGTAGTATTCCTGTTCTTGGCATTGGCATGGCGGGGCTATAGTATTGCTTTGCATGCGCCGGATGGTTTTGGACGATTGGTAGCAGTAGGTGTCACCAGTTATATTGTTTTTCAGGCGTTTCTTAATATTGCGGTGGTATCTAACCTAGTACCGTTTACGGGCATTCCGTTGCCCTTTATCAGCTATGGCGGTTCTTCGCTGGCTATCTCAATGACTGCGATTGGGCTTTTGCTGAATGTTTCTAGGCAACAGGTGGATAATCCCCGTATTCTTGAAATGGCATTACAACGAGAGCTTGAGCGCAAACAACGCGATTTATTGCGTGAGCAACGTGCGGCTGAGAGAGAAAGACGCGAAGCGCAGCAAAAATTGCATCAAACGGTTATTTCTGAGCAAGAAAATCAAGACCTTGAAACAGCCCGAAAAGCTTGGGAGGTTCGCACTGCGCAGGAAAAAGCCGAAATAGCTTGGCGCGAGCAAATTGAGATAGAAATGGCAAGACAGAAATCCGAGGAGCAAGCCCGCCGAGATAGCCAACGGTTGGCGCTAAAGCAAAACTTGCCTGCGGTAGCCAGTAAATCCTTTTTGGATTTTGAATCTCAGGCTGATAAGCCGCAAATAGGGGGCGTAAAACTGCGCAAGCCCCGGCGCGATTGGGCTAAAGTTTACAATAATCTGGCGCGGCGCAATAACAGCACTGACGACTAG